A genomic stretch from Telmatocola sphagniphila includes:
- a CDS encoding SDR family NAD(P)-dependent oxidoreductase, whose translation MRRELNGAAILLTGATKGIGRKVAHLLADEKAKLAITSRSQSDLDALALELRSKGIQVAPIAADLTKEEDRRKLVAEAVRQLGGLDVLINNAGLCSFGEFSTSDESILRRLMEINFFAPVEMARLCLPHLTASNNKPAILNVGSICSRRGIPSYPEHCATKHAIAGITESWRGEFQRFGVDVCLVLPGLVSGQPDRASHLLRDEGKIYLNPNAGPSEDQVARGIVKALKKGWMETVIGQLALLIHRGNRVTPWLLDAVMRKKVLSYKA comes from the coding sequence ATGCGAAGAGAATTGAACGGGGCTGCGATCCTTCTGACAGGTGCCACGAAAGGCATAGGAAGAAAGGTTGCGCATCTATTGGCCGATGAAAAAGCGAAATTGGCCATAACTTCCCGTTCTCAGTCCGATCTGGACGCGCTGGCACTTGAGTTGCGGTCAAAAGGGATACAGGTCGCCCCGATCGCGGCGGATTTAACCAAAGAGGAAGACCGTCGCAAACTGGTCGCAGAAGCGGTCCGGCAGTTGGGTGGTCTGGATGTTTTGATTAACAATGCCGGCTTGTGCAGCTTCGGGGAATTTTCCACGAGCGATGAGTCGATTTTACGACGGCTGATGGAGATTAACTTCTTCGCTCCGGTCGAGATGGCCCGCCTTTGTCTGCCCCACTTGACCGCATCGAATAATAAACCGGCCATCCTCAATGTCGGTTCGATTTGCAGCCGAAGGGGAATTCCCAGTTATCCCGAGCATTGTGCCACCAAGCATGCGATCGCAGGGATTACCGAATCCTGGCGTGGCGAATTTCAACGGTTCGGTGTGGACGTCTGTCTCGTCCTCCCTGGGCTGGTAAGTGGTCAACCCGACCGGGCCAGCCACCTGTTGCGAGATGAAGGCAAGATTTATCTGAATCCCAATGCGGGGCCGAGTGAAGATCAGGTTGCTCGTGGGATTGTCAAAGCCCTCAAGAAGGGCTGGATGGAAACTGTCATCGGGCAGTTGGCACTATTGATTCATCGCGGTAACCGGGTAACGCCCTGGCTGTTGGATGCCGTGATGCGAAAGAAAGTGCTGAGTTATAAGGCTTAG